Proteins from a single region of Pleurocapsa minor HA4230-MV1:
- a CDS encoding serine/threonine protein kinase: protein MSLCINPECKKIHNSDTLIFCQECSSELLLDGRYRVVKELGQGGFGTTYEILDLNSRPWVLKVLIDNHPKYVELFKQEAQVLGMLNHPGIPKTDLDGYFIYFAVGRKEPLHCLVMEKIEGLNLNEYIKQRGNLPIKPKRALRWLAELALLLEQVHNKNFFHRDIKPSNIMLRSNGCLALIDFGTAREVTQSYLQKMVEGEITQVITQGFTPIEQARGKAVLQSDFYALGGTMIYLLTAQNPATFYDSIKEKLIWDSAVPDIAPEFVDLIDRMMAFSPAQRPSDSRAIFQAAVGIDSSLQVLDEKFDEISDHSLAEKSLANTATTTILSSSFNVKVTPEFIARCRQELTEFIGPMANIICQRIIKQNPNMSKSEFCNSLAETIPNSQQAKEFKQRLI from the coding sequence ATGAGTCTATGCATTAATCCTGAATGTAAAAAAATACATAATTCAGACACCCTAATTTTTTGCCAGGAATGTAGCTCAGAACTACTGTTGGACGGAAGATATCGTGTAGTTAAAGAACTGGGTCAAGGTGGATTTGGCACAACTTATGAAATATTAGATTTAAATTCTCGTCCTTGGGTACTCAAAGTATTAATTGACAATCATCCTAAATATGTAGAGCTATTTAAACAGGAAGCTCAGGTGTTAGGGATGCTCAATCATCCTGGTATACCTAAAACGGACTTAGATGGGTATTTTATCTATTTTGCCGTAGGTAGAAAAGAACCTTTACATTGTTTGGTGATGGAGAAAATTGAGGGATTAAACCTTAATGAATATATCAAACAACGTGGCAATTTGCCGATTAAACCAAAAAGAGCTTTACGTTGGCTAGCGGAATTAGCTTTACTTCTGGAACAAGTACACAACAAAAATTTTTTTCATCGAGATATAAAACCCTCAAACATTATGTTGCGTTCCAATGGCTGTCTAGCTTTAATTGATTTTGGTACGGCTAGGGAAGTAACCCAAAGCTACCTACAGAAGATGGTAGAAGGAGAAATTACACAAGTTATCACCCAAGGCTTTACGCCGATTGAGCAAGCGAGAGGCAAAGCAGTACTGCAATCAGATTTTTATGCGTTGGGTGGTACGATGATCTACCTTTTGACTGCTCAAAACCCAGCTACATTTTATGATTCAATTAAAGAAAAATTGATTTGGGATTCTGCCGTACCAGATATTGCTCCAGAATTTGTTGATTTAATCGATCGCATGATGGCATTTTCTCCTGCGCAACGACCCTCTGATAGTCGAGCAATTTTTCAAGCAGCGGTTGGGATCGATTCCAGCTTACAGGTTTTAGATGAGAAGTTTGATGAGATTTCCGACCATTCTCTAGCTGAAAAATCATTGGCTAACACTGCTACTACGACAATATTATCGTCTAGCTTTAACGTCAAGGTAACTCCTGAGTTTATCGCACGCTGTCGTCAAGAATTAACCGAGTTTATTGGTCCCATGGCAAATATTATATGTCAACGTATAATTAAGCAAAATCCGAACATGAGCAAAAGCGAATTTTGCAATTCATTAGCCGAAACTATACCTAATTCTCAGCAGGCAAAAGAATTTAAACAGCGGTTGATTTAG
- a CDS encoding glycerate kinase — MNQESADNFKLESLIVQGKESRFYAELLVEVTSVCHSFGFKEQDAIVSTLEKLWLPIALDLATARQKLNRTFVQGILGSQGTGKSTLCIILQHILSYFGFSVATLSLDDLYLTYPQRQTLQQQDPRLLWRGPPGTHDLALGLKVIEQCLEENSPAQILLPRFDKSAFNGAGDRTTPEAIAKPDLLLFEGWFVGVQPLELDSFNHCPAPIITEQDRQFARDNNQRLQAYLPLWSKLDSLIVLNPEDYRLSKQWRKDAEHKMIALGKSGMSDEEIDRFVEYFWKALHPELFIKPLLSHTDLVVEIKSDRSLGRIYSHSK, encoded by the coding sequence ATGAACCAGGAGAGTGCAGATAATTTTAAACTAGAAAGTCTTATTGTTCAGGGTAAGGAGTCTAGGTTTTATGCAGAGCTTTTGGTTGAAGTTACGTCAGTCTGTCACAGTTTTGGATTTAAAGAGCAAGATGCTATTGTCTCTACCTTAGAAAAATTATGGCTACCCATCGCATTAGATTTGGCTACAGCAAGACAAAAGTTAAATCGGACTTTTGTTCAAGGAATTTTGGGCAGCCAAGGAACAGGTAAGTCAACCCTCTGTATCATTCTTCAACATATACTGAGTTATTTCGGTTTTTCCGTTGCTACCCTTTCCCTTGACGATCTTTACTTAACCTACCCTCAAAGACAAACGCTACAACAGCAAGATCCACGATTACTCTGGCGAGGCCCTCCTGGTACACACGATCTAGCTTTGGGTCTTAAGGTAATTGAACAGTGCTTAGAAGAAAATAGTCCTGCTCAGATTTTACTACCTCGGTTTGATAAATCGGCATTTAATGGTGCAGGCGATCGCACTACTCCAGAAGCCATAGCAAAACCCGATCTTCTCTTGTTTGAAGGTTGGTTTGTCGGTGTACAGCCTTTAGAACTAGATTCTTTTAATCATTGTCCTGCACCGATAATTACAGAACAAGATCGGCAGTTTGCTAGAGATAATAATCAGCGTCTTCAGGCATATTTACCTCTATGGTCAAAATTAGACAGTTTGATCGTTTTAAATCCCGAAGATTATCGTCTCAGTAAACAATGGCGCAAAGATGCCGAACATAAAATGATTGCTCTTGGCAAATCGGGGATGAGTGATGAGGAGATCGATCGCTTTGTCGAGTATTTCTGGAAAGCTCTTCATCCAGAATTGTTTATTAAGCCTTTACTTAGTCATACTGATTTAGTAGTGGAAATAAAAAGCGATCGCAGTTTGGGCAGAATTTATAGTCATTCCAAATAG
- a CDS encoding DUF565 domain-containing protein, with amino-acid sequence MQRTRLNSLVAVTGDRLELLFSNPWRRISLSLISILLGFFMGSAISTTAGAAAVWDVSAAVILFIFTEFVSKLVYSRPNRQEKGALPKRRSLYIEALNLFKIGLIYSLFLEAFKIGS; translated from the coding sequence ATGCAACGTACTCGGCTTAATTCTTTGGTAGCAGTTACAGGCGATCGCTTAGAATTATTATTTAGTAATCCTTGGCGACGCATTTCTTTAAGCTTGATTAGCATTCTCCTAGGTTTTTTTATGGGTTCGGCAATTTCCACAACTGCTGGAGCGGCTGCGGTTTGGGATGTTTCCGCAGCAGTTATCTTATTTATATTTACCGAATTTGTTAGTAAGTTGGTTTATAGTCGTCCCAACCGTCAGGAAAAAGGCGCATTACCTAAAAGGCGATCGCTGTATATTGAGGCGTTGAATTTATTTAAGATTGGTTTGATCTATAGTCTGTTTTTGGAAGCCTTCAAAATAGGATCTTGA
- a CDS encoding DUF3611 family protein: MPKESEITPFSGTGKSATLPQSERRRRVAQALRWSGLAGFWTQLVLGVVSSVTLALAIVNQTERSNPGIGFSLFCAVCGLICLVVGICITFRYGKMASQFSRPNTTPPKKSATIKIIQIAIITSIVGIIISVIGGETITGIVLSKTLAFDPAKVFNNQQNTEFVNSLDVFIIQACFSIILAHCTGLVSSLWIYSRIDK, encoded by the coding sequence ATGCCCAAAGAATCAGAAATTACCCCTTTTTCTGGTACTGGCAAATCTGCAACTCTGCCTCAATCGGAACGCAGACGTCGAGTAGCCCAAGCACTACGCTGGTCTGGATTAGCGGGATTTTGGACGCAGTTGGTCTTGGGAGTTGTATCCAGTGTTACCTTAGCTTTGGCGATCGTCAATCAAACAGAAAGAAGCAACCCTGGTATTGGTTTTAGCCTATTTTGTGCTGTCTGCGGACTGATTTGTCTAGTTGTGGGAATATGCATTACTTTTAGATATGGCAAAATGGCGAGTCAGTTTTCTCGACCCAACACTACGCCACCAAAGAAGTCTGCCACGATTAAAATCATTCAAATTGCAATTATTACCAGTATTGTTGGCATAATTATTAGTGTTATAGGTGGAGAAACAATTACAGGCATAGTACTTTCTAAAACATTAGCTTTCGATCCTGCAAAAGTTTTTAATAATCAACAAAACACCGAATTTGTAAATTCTTTAGATGTATTTATTATTCAAGCCTGCTTCAGCATTATTTTGGCTCATTGTACTGGATTGGTAAGTTCTTTATGGATTTATAGTCGTATTGATAAATAG
- the rnc gene encoding ribonuclease III → MFEDPRRQKQLQTLAQKLGLSAHTPIDWSLLDLALTHPSVSRTHNYEQLEFVGDSVIRLITAELLLEVYPQESVGEFAAVRSILVSDRVLAQLAESFGIEPYLLIGTNATGNPTGRQSWLADAFEALLGALYLSTHNMDLIRPWLDRALQKKAVEVMNDPARFNYKDALQEWTQGKYKILPEYKVVENKQLDSVLKLASNKSSWHDQRFVAEVWFQGKLLGTGYGRSKKASEQAAAKEAFLAIQNKDN, encoded by the coding sequence ATGTTTGAAGATCCCAGAAGGCAAAAACAATTGCAAACTCTAGCTCAGAAGCTAGGATTATCTGCTCACACGCCGATTGACTGGTCGTTGCTAGATTTGGCTTTGACTCATCCTAGTGTGTCTCGAACCCACAACTACGAACAGCTAGAATTTGTGGGAGATTCAGTCATACGTTTAATTACTGCCGAGTTACTGCTGGAAGTTTATCCTCAAGAGTCCGTAGGGGAATTTGCTGCGGTTCGTTCCATCTTAGTCAGCGATCGCGTTTTAGCTCAACTAGCGGAAAGTTTTGGGATTGAACCTTATCTTTTGATTGGGACTAATGCCACAGGTAATCCTACAGGGAGACAATCTTGGTTAGCAGATGCTTTTGAAGCTCTATTAGGAGCGCTATATCTAAGTACGCACAACATGGATCTGATTCGTCCTTGGCTAGATCGAGCTTTGCAAAAGAAGGCGGTGGAGGTGATGAATGATCCTGCTCGCTTCAATTATAAAGATGCTTTACAAGAATGGACTCAGGGAAAATATAAAATTTTGCCAGAATATAAAGTAGTAGAGAATAAGCAGCTAGATTCAGTTTTAAAGCTAGCTAGTAATAAATCATCTTGGCACGACCAGCGTTTTGTGGCGGAAGTTTGGTTTCAGGGCAAATTATTAGGTACGGGTTATGGAAGATCGAAAAAGGCTTCAGAACAAGCTGCTGCTAAGGAAGCTTTTTTAGCAATACAGAATAAGGATAATTAA
- a CDS encoding response regulator transcription factor → MRVLLVEDELGIAQFITQGLKEVGYIIDRAEDGQAGQDLAEAYEYDLIILDIMLRKVNGLQLLKKIRSAKNITPVLLLTARDTVEDRVQGLDLGADDYLVKPFDFSELLARLRALQRRPPLQFDTVLKVGDLVMDTIKREVRRAGRLIALSPLEYNLLEYLMRNSDRVLTRTQIGEKVWALDFCSSSNVVDVYIGYLRRKIDKGFSQALIHTSRGVGYCLKTDVN, encoded by the coding sequence ATGCGGGTTTTATTAGTAGAAGATGAGTTGGGAATCGCTCAGTTTATTACTCAAGGTCTGAAGGAAGTAGGCTACATCATAGACAGAGCTGAAGACGGTCAGGCAGGTCAAGATTTGGCTGAAGCTTACGAATACGATCTGATTATCCTCGATATTATGCTGCGGAAAGTTAATGGTTTACAGTTACTCAAGAAAATTCGCTCGGCAAAAAATATAACTCCTGTGTTGTTGTTAACGGCTAGAGATACTGTAGAAGATCGGGTACAAGGATTGGATCTTGGTGCAGATGATTATCTAGTTAAACCTTTTGATTTTTCTGAATTATTAGCTCGTCTGCGAGCCTTGCAACGTCGTCCCCCGTTACAGTTTGATACAGTTTTAAAGGTTGGAGACTTGGTTATGGATACTATTAAAAGAGAGGTACGTAGAGCAGGCAGATTAATCGCCTTAAGCCCTTTAGAATATAATTTGCTTGAATATTTGATGCGCAATAGCGATCGCGTTTTGACTCGAACTCAAATTGGCGAGAAAGTTTGGGCGCTTGATTTTTGCAGTAGCTCTAATGTAGTAGATGTTTATATTGGCTATCTGCGACGCAAAATTGATAAAGGTTTCTCTCAAGCTTTAATTCATACTAGTAGAGGTGTTGGTTATTGTTTGAAGACGGATGTAAATTGA
- a CDS encoding HAMP domain-containing protein, with amino-acid sequence MFESLRLFWRAKRSLRVRLTAWYLLLLGGTLMIFSGYLYLQLKFSLLSQLDTTLKVASTEILTNLVVQNERINFSDTEQFWSNQQQLTSAGFSARIIASDGTISDGFGNYQTIKILLPHKKGYQKLSTQDQKWRTYNLPLAIANSKISETTWEHNRPIQWLQVAQSLEPVTKALAHLLTLILFGFPLILFFASLGGLFLADRALSPINRIIRTAEAINSDDLSYRINYQGVSDEVGRLAMTFDRMLNRIELAFEHERRFIADASHELRTPLTVIKGKIGVILSRQRTPAEYETVLQELNSQTNRLIRLTNNLLFLARLEQEQLQGKEDLLKVDLSSLLEVLIEQIQLTDEYEIDLQAEIIPNLFVLGNSDLLTSLFLNILDNAVKYTPPGEQIRLTTKLDQQQKQIIVAIANTGVGIAAEDLPYLFDRFYRLNRDRASHNQGSGLGLAIAALITRYHGGQIAVTSQDELTTFEVVLPSDASNFSA; translated from the coding sequence ATGTTTGAAAGCTTAAGACTATTTTGGCGAGCAAAAAGATCTTTAAGAGTGCGTTTAACTGCTTGGTATTTGTTGCTGTTAGGCGGTACTTTGATGATCTTTAGTGGTTATTTATATCTACAGTTAAAATTCAGCTTACTGAGTCAATTGGATACTACTCTCAAAGTAGCTAGTACAGAGATTTTGACTAACTTAGTTGTCCAAAATGAGCGGATTAACTTTAGCGATACTGAGCAGTTTTGGTCTAATCAACAACAATTGACCAGTGCTGGCTTTTCGGCTCGAATTATTGCTTCAGATGGTACTATTAGCGATGGTTTCGGCAATTATCAAACTATCAAGATTCTATTGCCTCACAAAAAAGGTTATCAAAAATTAAGTACACAAGATCAAAAATGGCGCACTTATAATCTACCATTAGCGATCGCCAACTCGAAAATTAGCGAAACAACTTGGGAGCATAATCGACCAATCCAGTGGTTACAGGTAGCTCAATCTTTAGAACCCGTAACTAAAGCCTTAGCTCATCTTTTAACTTTGATCTTATTTGGCTTTCCCCTAATCTTATTTTTTGCTAGTTTGGGCGGACTATTTTTAGCAGATCGTGCCTTGAGTCCGATTAATCGAATTATTCGCACCGCCGAAGCAATTAATTCAGACGATTTGAGTTACAGAATTAACTATCAAGGAGTATCAGATGAAGTGGGACGTTTGGCAATGACTTTTGATCGGATGCTCAATCGAATTGAATTAGCTTTTGAACATGAACGGCGTTTTATTGCTGATGCTTCCCATGAGTTGCGCACACCTTTAACTGTAATCAAAGGAAAAATTGGCGTGATTTTAAGCCGTCAACGCACTCCTGCTGAATATGAAACTGTCTTACAGGAGTTGAATAGTCAAACAAATCGTTTAATTCGTCTGACTAATAATTTATTATTTTTAGCCCGTTTAGAACAAGAACAACTTCAAGGAAAAGAAGATTTGCTCAAAGTAGATTTAAGTAGTTTACTTGAGGTTTTAATTGAACAAATTCAACTAACTGATGAGTATGAAATCGATCTTCAGGCTGAGATTATACCTAATTTATTTGTTTTGGGTAATTCTGACTTATTGACTAGTTTATTTTTAAACATTTTGGACAATGCAGTCAAGTATACCCCGCCTGGGGAGCAAATTCGCTTAACAACTAAGCTAGATCAGCAACAAAAACAAATTATCGTGGCGATCGCTAATACTGGAGTGGGCATTGCAGCAGAAGATTTACCTTATTTATTTGACCGCTTTTACCGTCTTAATCGCGATCGCGCTAGCCATAATCAAGGATCGGGTTTAGGTTTGGCGATCGCTGCTTTAATCACTCGTTATCATGGAGGTCAAATTGCTGTAACTAGCCAAGATGAACTAACTACTTTTGAGGTTGTTTTACCTAGTGATGCTAGTAATTTTTCGGCTTAA
- a CDS encoding proton extrusion protein PcxA (involved in light-induced Na+-dependent proton extrusion) → MKNSLDNHQTEVILHNLLTYSQNSYQWFTNTPARALERAYLAALSIKSLKADYATSQNQTKMENNQDIILNYLQSDIDRYLTSIKVNLAEFKVSRFFLNNHDQGYWSKIILIEEVLNEHRENNIELPIVSEVNTIEKLEIKIDSQTQGKDNLTKVPAITQKTGALPRSLGRTFQKIKTDLKSDSEVEVIQNFRRQRRVTQAAIRCLLLLIIIPLITQKISKQFFLLPLVENYRKEHHSEIFINLEMKEEAFKELQNFEEELKFNNLLSIVPAIAPEIIEEKLKEKVNELAVEFRHKSNSSISNVFADLLGLFTFVIVALTNSRGITAIKSFLDDIMYGLSDSAKAFLIILFTDVFVGFHSPHGWEVILEGLASHLGVQPNHSAIFLFIATFPVILDTILKYWIFRYLNRISPSAVATLKNMNE, encoded by the coding sequence GTGAAAAACTCTTTAGATAATCATCAAACAGAAGTTATTCTGCATAATCTACTTACTTATTCTCAGAATAGCTATCAATGGTTTACTAATACTCCAGCTAGAGCCTTAGAAAGAGCTTACTTAGCTGCTTTGAGTATTAAATCTTTAAAAGCAGATTATGCTACGTCCCAAAACCAAACTAAAATGGAAAATAATCAAGATATTATCTTGAATTATTTGCAGTCTGATATAGATAGATATCTAACAAGTATTAAAGTAAACTTAGCAGAATTTAAAGTTAGTCGTTTTTTTTTAAATAATCATGATCAAGGTTATTGGTCAAAAATTATTTTAATTGAAGAAGTGTTAAATGAACATCGAGAAAATAATATTGAGCTGCCGATTGTTTCTGAAGTAAATACTATCGAAAAATTAGAAATCAAAATTGACAGCCAGACTCAGGGTAAAGATAATTTGACCAAAGTTCCAGCAATTACCCAAAAAACAGGAGCTTTGCCAAGATCGCTTGGTAGAACTTTCCAAAAGATTAAGACCGATCTTAAGAGTGATAGTGAAGTAGAAGTGATTCAAAATTTTCGTCGTCAAAGGCGAGTTACTCAAGCAGCTATTCGCTGTCTTTTATTATTAATTATAATTCCTCTAATAACGCAAAAAATATCAAAACAGTTTTTTCTATTACCTTTAGTAGAAAATTATCGTAAAGAGCATCATTCAGAGATTTTTATTAATTTAGAAATGAAAGAAGAAGCTTTTAAAGAGTTACAAAATTTTGAAGAAGAACTAAAATTTAATAATTTACTCAGTATAGTTCCAGCGATTGCTCCAGAAATTATTGAGGAAAAATTAAAGGAAAAAGTTAACGAATTAGCAGTAGAATTTCGCCATAAAAGTAATAGTTCTATCAGCAATGTTTTTGCCGACTTATTAGGTTTATTTACCTTCGTTATTGTGGCTTTAACTAATAGCCGAGGCATTACGGCGATTAAAAGTTTCTTGGACGATATTATGTATGGCTTAAGTGATAGTGCCAAAGCATTTTTAATTATTCTATTTACAGATGTATTCGTTGGTTTCCATTCCCCTCACGGCTGGGAAGTTATTCTAGAAGGCTTAGCCAGCCATTTAGGAGTTCAACCCAATCATAGTGCGATATTTTTGTTTATTGCTACTTTTCCCGTTATTCTCGATACAATCTTAAAATATTGGATCTTTAGATATCTCAACCGTATTTCTCCTTCTGCTGTAGCCACCCTCAAAAACATGAATGAATAA
- a CDS encoding carbonic anhydrase produces the protein MPINKIIQGLSQFQNNYFDTHQKFFQELSLKQTPEVLFITCSDSRIDPNLLTQTKPGELFVIRNIGNMIPAHGTLNSSEGAGIEYAVAALNIEHIIVCGHSHCGSMKALLQLNKLNDDMPLVYDWLKHHGESIRRLLKENYANCTEEELLKIAVEENVLTQIENLETYPVIRSKMRAGKISLHAWIYEIETGKINAYDSDCSKFCLLSSGPFPIPNPLPFIH, from the coding sequence ATGCCTATTAACAAAATTATTCAAGGGTTAAGTCAATTCCAAAATAACTATTTTGATACTCATCAAAAGTTTTTCCAAGAATTGTCTCTCAAACAAACTCCAGAAGTTTTATTTATTACCTGTTCTGATTCGAGAATTGACCCTAACTTACTAACTCAAACAAAACCAGGGGAACTGTTTGTGATCCGCAATATTGGCAATATGATTCCAGCTCATGGAACTCTCAATAGTAGTGAGGGTGCAGGAATTGAATATGCAGTTGCTGCTTTAAACATTGAACATATTATTGTTTGTGGACATTCTCATTGCGGTAGTATGAAAGCCCTTTTACAGCTTAATAAATTAAATGATGACATGCCTTTAGTTTATGACTGGTTAAAACATCATGGTGAGTCTATTCGACGTTTGTTAAAAGAAAATTATGCTAATTGCACTGAAGAGGAGTTGTTAAAAATAGCTGTTGAAGAAAATGTTTTGACTCAGATCGAAAATCTAGAAACTTATCCTGTAATTCGTTCTAAAATGCGAGCAGGAAAAATATCCCTTCATGCTTGGATATATGAAATTGAAACTGGTAAAATCAATGCCTATGATTCGGATTGTAGTAAGTTTTGTCTACTAAGTTCTGGGCCATTTCCAATTCCCAATCCACTACCATTTATTCATTAA
- a CDS encoding P-II family nitrogen regulator yields the protein MQSVHKVEIIISSQKLERVLKILEKVGVSGYTVIDNTTGKGDRGFTDIDLDRVFSNAYILTVCTNEKQLNFLTEEIKPLLKKVGGICLVTEAAWINH from the coding sequence ATGCAATCAGTTCACAAAGTAGAAATCATCATTAGTAGTCAAAAACTTGAGCGCGTGCTAAAAATACTCGAAAAAGTCGGTGTATCGGGCTATACCGTGATTGATAACACAACTGGAAAAGGCGATCGCGGTTTCACCGATATTGATCTCGACAGAGTATTTAGCAACGCTTATATTTTGACCGTTTGCACGAATGAAAAACAGCTAAATTTTTTGACCGAAGAAATTAAGCCTCTTCTAAAAAAAGTTGGTGGAATCTGTTTAGTTACAGAAGCAGCTTGGATTAATCATTGA